The Phycisphaeraceae bacterium genome window below encodes:
- the aroA gene encoding 3-phosphoshikimate 1-carboxyvinyltransferase, which produces MKRTYPDQITMGPVAAFDCAVSLPGSKSLTNRALLLAALSDGPCYLTNVLFADDTERMLDGLVALGFKVEVQQQAAVVVEGCAGKIPAAEAELKLGNAGTAVRFLTAALCLGEGRYGVDGVQRMRERPIGQLVEPLRELGAEIGYRMAKGCPPLEVRGRGLQGGELVLSPTLSSQYITALLQVGVYCREGLRLRLDGPITSRPYIEMTLGLLRHFGVPVEASEDLRRIDIEAEWVRGTDYAIEPDASSASYFWAAAAVVPGSRCTVLGLGRESLQGDARFAEEVLERIGAVVEVEEDRTTVAAPADGVLRGIDIDLNAMPDAAMTLAAIAPVLEGRTVIRGIGNWRVKETDRLAAMRTELTKVGAAVAIEGDDLVIDPPADGRIRLAAIDTYDDHRMAMTFAVLGLAREGITINDPGCVAKTLPDFFERLGALRGGAVSGA; this is translated from the coding sequence GTGAAGCGGACTTATCCAGACCAGATCACGATGGGTCCGGTGGCGGCGTTTGATTGTGCGGTGTCGCTGCCGGGGTCAAAGAGCCTGACCAACCGGGCGTTGTTGCTGGCAGCGTTGTCGGATGGGCCTTGTTATCTGACAAACGTGTTGTTTGCGGATGACACGGAGCGGATGCTCGATGGGCTGGTAGCGTTGGGGTTCAAGGTCGAGGTGCAGCAGCAGGCGGCGGTGGTGGTGGAGGGGTGTGCGGGGAAGATTCCGGCTGCTGAGGCGGAGTTGAAGCTGGGGAATGCAGGGACGGCGGTTCGGTTTCTCACGGCTGCGTTGTGTCTGGGGGAGGGACGGTATGGGGTGGATGGGGTCCAGAGGATGAGGGAGCGTCCGATTGGACAACTGGTGGAGCCGTTGCGGGAGCTTGGGGCGGAGATCGGGTACCGGATGGCGAAGGGCTGCCCGCCTCTGGAGGTTCGAGGTCGGGGGCTACAGGGTGGTGAGCTTGTGTTGTCGCCTACGTTGTCGTCGCAATACATCACGGCACTTCTGCAGGTCGGGGTTTACTGCCGGGAGGGTCTGCGGCTGAGGCTAGATGGGCCGATCACGAGTCGGCCTTATATTGAGATGACGCTGGGGCTGCTGCGGCATTTTGGGGTGCCGGTGGAGGCCAGTGAGGACCTGAGGCGGATTGATATCGAGGCGGAGTGGGTGCGGGGGACGGATTACGCGATCGAGCCGGATGCTTCATCGGCGAGTTATTTCTGGGCGGCGGCGGCGGTGGTTCCGGGCAGCCGTTGCACGGTGCTGGGGCTGGGTCGTGAGAGCCTGCAGGGGGACGCGCGGTTTGCGGAGGAGGTGCTGGAGCGGATCGGGGCTGTAGTGGAGGTTGAGGAGGATCGGACGACGGTGGCGGCGCCAGCGGATGGGGTGCTCCGGGGGATCGATATCGATCTGAATGCGATGCCTGATGCGGCCATGACGCTGGCGGCGATTGCGCCGGTGCTGGAGGGCCGGACAGTGATCCGGGGGATCGGGAACTGGCGTGTGAAAGAGACGGATCGGCTCGCGGCGATGCGGACGGAGTTGACGAAGGTGGGGGCGGCGGTGGCGATCGAGGGTGATGATCTGGTGATCGATCCGCCTGCGGATGGGCGGATCCGGCTGGCGGCGATCGATACCTATGACGACCATCGGATGGCGATGACGTTTGCGGTGCTGGGGTTAGCTCGGGAAGGGATCACGATCAACGATCCTGGTTGTGTGGCTAAGACGCTGCCTGATTTCTTTGAACGGCTCGGGGCGCTGCGCGGTGGCGCAGTGTCGGGGGCGTAA
- a CDS encoding redoxin domain-containing protein — MSFFKRITAVVCGLTLSLSTLAIAGPTVGEAAPAFELKDVQTGEVVSLEAHRGQVVVVVFQSIHCPWDRMREDGGYQRYLSPLSEKYAEKGVQFVAINSNSTESVDEVASYAKEHAMPYPILKDPGNKVADLYAAQTTPHTYVIDREGVLRYMGGIEKTPLTPGDCGKMDENYLVPVLDAVLAGEEAPHTVTRSKGCSIKRG, encoded by the coding sequence ATGAGCTTTTTCAAACGAATCACGGCGGTGGTGTGTGGTCTGACTCTTTCGCTGAGCACGCTGGCGATTGCTGGCCCGACGGTGGGCGAAGCTGCGCCAGCGTTCGAGTTGAAGGATGTGCAGACGGGAGAAGTGGTCTCGCTGGAGGCTCATCGTGGCCAGGTGGTGGTGGTGGTGTTCCAGAGCATCCACTGCCCATGGGACCGGATGCGTGAGGATGGCGGGTACCAGCGGTACTTGAGCCCGCTATCGGAGAAGTATGCCGAGAAGGGCGTACAGTTTGTGGCGATCAACTCGAACAGCACCGAGAGTGTGGACGAGGTGGCGTCGTATGCCAAGGAGCACGCGATGCCTTATCCGATCCTGAAAGACCCGGGCAACAAGGTCGCTGATTTGTATGCGGCCCAGACCACGCCTCACACCTATGTGATCGATCGTGAGGGTGTGCTGCGATACATGGGCGGGATTGAGAAGACCCCGCTGACGCCTGGCGATTGTGGCAAGATGGACGAGAACTACCTGGTGCCGGTGCTTGATGCGGTGCTGGCTGGTGAGGAGGCTCCTCACACGGTCACCCGGAGCAAGGGCTGCTCGATCAAGCGTGGGTAA
- a CDS encoding ABC transporter ATP-binding protein → MLKGPFWTSCRDLLRYRKAVVLVLVTTVLSGAFFGAGLSMVLPVFLLFFGGEENAASGVNPLAERVEGLTEVGWVPTSLHGVIRAVADRIPEDPLLAFGLVMGVLLTMTVLANVLRFIQQLTVSTIAERLAESYRDRLYGRLIHAPTERFMRSGASDHVSKIWIDVRLLVNAHVSIFGKGAAELFRGLGILVWAFAIDPVLSGASLLVAPLAAVVIQKLGKRIRRRSRDALSNQGLAMARLNETMAGLQTIKVYTAEGYERRRFRQLNRVLFGQLLAIRKTRDLASALVEVISTVGVVIAATLAAWYILRRGADPSASITVLVLLGGAAASLKPVTTLNNVIRQAEPAAQRILEALAFEPEPTLFDKEGKFMRLERHVRSVVFDDVVYRYPEAESDALRGVSLVVEAGRKVAIVGGNGAGKSTLVALIPRLIEPGSGRVLVDDEDLSGVTLRSLRRQIAVVAQKTVLFQGTIAANIAYGSGHRKLAEIESAARAALAHEFISSLPDGYDTLLGEGGTGLSGGQAQRLAIARAVLRDPAILILDEATSQIDADSETKINLAIESFSKGRTTFVIAHRMSTVVNADQIVVMDAGQIADVGTHQELLGRCGVYQKLTQTQLSPGLA, encoded by the coding sequence GTGCTCAAGGGTCCGTTCTGGACGAGTTGCCGGGATCTGCTGCGGTACCGGAAAGCGGTAGTGCTGGTGCTGGTGACGACGGTGCTGTCGGGGGCTTTTTTTGGGGCAGGTCTGTCGATGGTGCTGCCGGTGTTTCTGCTGTTTTTTGGTGGGGAAGAGAATGCCGCCTCGGGAGTCAACCCGCTGGCTGAGCGGGTGGAGGGTCTTACGGAAGTCGGGTGGGTTCCGACGAGCCTGCATGGGGTGATTCGAGCGGTGGCGGATCGGATCCCGGAGGACCCGTTGCTGGCTTTCGGGCTGGTGATGGGGGTGCTGCTAACGATGACCGTGTTGGCGAACGTGCTGCGATTTATCCAGCAACTGACGGTGAGTACGATCGCCGAGCGGCTAGCTGAGAGTTACCGGGATCGGCTTTACGGGCGGCTGATTCATGCGCCGACGGAGCGGTTCATGCGTTCGGGGGCCTCGGATCATGTGAGCAAGATCTGGATTGATGTGCGGCTGCTGGTCAACGCACACGTGTCGATCTTCGGGAAGGGTGCGGCGGAGTTGTTCCGAGGCTTGGGGATCTTGGTCTGGGCGTTTGCGATCGACCCGGTGCTGTCGGGAGCTTCGTTGCTGGTGGCACCCCTTGCGGCGGTGGTGATTCAGAAGCTGGGCAAGCGGATTCGGAGGCGGTCACGAGATGCGCTGAGCAACCAAGGCCTAGCGATGGCGAGGCTGAACGAAACCATGGCTGGTTTGCAGACGATCAAGGTGTACACGGCGGAGGGTTACGAGCGGCGGCGTTTTCGACAGCTCAACCGGGTGTTGTTTGGTCAGTTGCTGGCGATCCGTAAGACGAGGGACCTGGCGTCGGCGTTGGTGGAGGTCATCTCGACGGTCGGTGTGGTGATCGCGGCGACGTTGGCGGCCTGGTACATCCTGCGTCGAGGGGCGGACCCGAGTGCGAGTATTACGGTGCTGGTGCTGCTGGGTGGTGCGGCGGCGAGCCTCAAGCCGGTAACAACACTCAACAACGTGATCCGGCAGGCGGAACCGGCGGCGCAACGGATCCTGGAGGCGCTGGCTTTTGAGCCGGAACCGACGTTGTTTGACAAAGAAGGCAAGTTCATGCGGCTGGAGCGGCATGTACGGTCGGTGGTGTTTGATGATGTTGTCTACCGGTACCCCGAGGCGGAGAGTGATGCGTTGCGAGGCGTGAGTCTGGTGGTGGAGGCGGGTCGGAAAGTGGCGATCGTGGGCGGGAATGGGGCGGGCAAATCCACGCTGGTGGCGTTGATCCCGCGGCTGATCGAGCCGGGGAGCGGGCGGGTGCTGGTGGATGACGAGGACCTGTCGGGCGTGACGTTGCGGTCGCTGAGGCGGCAGATCGCGGTGGTTGCGCAGAAGACGGTGCTGTTCCAAGGGACGATCGCGGCGAACATTGCTTATGGGAGTGGGCATCGGAAACTGGCGGAGATCGAGTCGGCGGCGCGGGCGGCGTTGGCTCACGAGTTTATTTCGTCGCTGCCCGATGGCTATGACACCCTCTTGGGTGAGGGCGGGACGGGACTGTCGGGGGGACAGGCGCAGCGGCTGGCGATCGCGCGAGCGGTGCTGCGTGATCCGGCGATCCTGATCCTGGACGAGGCGACGAGTCAGATCGACGCGGACTCGGAGACCAAGATCAACCTGGCGATCGAGTCGTTCTCGAAGGGGCGGACGACGTTTGTGATCGCTCATCGGATGTCGACGGTCGTGAATGCGGACCAGATTGTGGTGATGGACGCTGGCCAGATCGCAGATGTGGGGACGCACCAGGAGCTGCTGGGGCGGTGCGGGGTGTACCAAAAACTGACGCAGACCCAGTTGAGTCCTGGACTTGCGTAG
- a CDS encoding co-chaperone GroES has protein sequence MSKTSSRSGPRLEVVEPIGKRVLIRKDEDRKQTKSGIHLPDKIEIPTLTGRVVTVSVELTDDPNYPIDQYDKVLFNPKEAIPVDFEGDNRLFVVPIENIVAVFRKAE, from the coding sequence ATGAGTAAGACATCATCCAGAAGTGGTCCCCGGCTTGAGGTGGTGGAGCCGATCGGCAAGCGTGTACTAATCCGCAAGGATGAGGACCGGAAGCAGACGAAATCGGGGATTCACCTGCCTGACAAGATCGAGATCCCGACGCTGACGGGGCGTGTGGTGACGGTTTCGGTTGAGTTGACGGACGATCCGAACTATCCGATTGACCAGTACGACAAGGTGCTGTTTAACCCCAAGGAGGCGATCCCGGTTGATTTTGAGGGGGACAACCGGCTGTTTGTGGTTCCGATCGAGAACATCGTGGCGGTGTTTCGCAAGGCGGAGTGA
- a CDS encoding phytoene/squalene synthase family protein — MTLPGITSSRPADTPTLAELEPDVRSALRVCAEITRKHARNFYYGLRLTPEPRRSAVYAIYALMRACDDLADDAAATDVPERRARIEAFRIKTHEVFADPSDRIDDEPVWRAFRHVVRHHPVQVEHIDAMLDGQLADLTTTRYETFDELYGYCYNVASVVGLICVAIWGHDGDLQINKLAEYRGIAFQLTNILRDQAEDANRGRIYLPMEDLRRFAVNPQDLHQGVSTPEFERMMVFQIERARTHYAMSASLESHLAPDCRSTSWAMARIYRGILDRIAADPGRVLRSRVRLGNFEKLSIAARAHLWHAIRG, encoded by the coding sequence ATGACGCTGCCGGGAATCACCTCATCCCGACCCGCCGATACGCCGACGCTAGCCGAGCTCGAGCCCGATGTCCGCTCCGCCCTCCGCGTCTGTGCCGAGATCACCCGCAAGCACGCGCGCAACTTCTACTACGGACTCCGACTCACCCCCGAACCCAGACGCTCCGCCGTCTACGCCATCTACGCCCTGATGCGCGCCTGCGACGACCTCGCCGACGACGCTGCTGCCACCGATGTCCCAGAACGCCGTGCTCGCATCGAAGCCTTCCGCATAAAGACCCACGAGGTCTTCGCCGATCCTTCCGACCGCATCGACGATGAGCCTGTCTGGCGGGCGTTCCGACACGTCGTCCGGCACCACCCCGTCCAGGTGGAACACATCGACGCCATGCTTGATGGTCAGCTCGCCGACCTCACCACCACACGCTACGAAACCTTCGACGAACTCTACGGCTACTGCTACAACGTCGCCTCGGTCGTCGGCCTGATCTGCGTTGCGATCTGGGGCCACGATGGCGACCTCCAGATCAATAAACTCGCCGAATACCGCGGGATCGCCTTCCAACTCACCAACATCCTTCGTGACCAGGCCGAAGACGCCAATCGTGGACGCATCTACCTCCCCATGGAGGACCTCCGCCGCTTCGCCGTCAACCCCCAAGACCTACACCAAGGCGTCAGCACTCCCGAGTTCGAGCGCATGATGGTTTTCCAGATCGAACGTGCCCGCACGCACTACGCCATGTCCGCCTCGCTCGAAAGCCACCTCGCACCCGACTGTCGCTCGACGTCATGGGCGATGGCCCGCATCTATCGCGGGATCCTCGATCGCATCGCCGCCGACCCAGGCCGTGTCCTCCGCAGCCGTGTCCGACTGGGAAACTTCGAGAAACTCTCCATCGCCGCCCGGGCTCACCTCTGGCACGCCATCCGCGGCTAG
- the hpnE gene encoding hydroxysqualene dehydroxylase HpnE has protein sequence MTPNTPANHDVLILGAGLAGMAAALRLAERGLSVHLIETRKRLGGRASSFVDPATDLVLDQCQHAVMPACTHILDLYNRLGLTDVIEWHYNIHFSDGRNAIDTLRVDPLPAPFHLTRSFLSMRGMSLGDKFAIARGMSRMLAMGASGRRRFRGTDIASLLKAWKQPDSARRRFWDVIIISACNEIPENVDAELALKVFQEGFLASPQSVGVGLPRIPLIDLYQPLENSIKAAGGSVELGTSAKRLLHNTEGCVTAVETTDGRTLHAPTVITTLPPDRLAKLIDPDLADRDPRLRNLDQWTFSPIVAIHLFFDISSGPITKLPHLVTPDRPIDWVFNKGITELPPDATTSHHDPVQHLHALKSGAHDLVSLSADEILTIAEREIRDALPGHPQHPVIHGRVIKEKVATFTASPQLVHLRPSVTGPNANLLLAGDWVDTGWPATMEGAVRSGYDAADAVLNQRNLATLDRPDDMPATGLSRLLLNR, from the coding sequence GTGACCCCCAACACCCCAGCAAATCACGATGTCCTCATCCTCGGCGCTGGCCTCGCAGGCATGGCCGCAGCCCTCCGACTGGCTGAACGGGGTCTGTCCGTCCACCTTATCGAAACCCGCAAACGCCTCGGCGGACGAGCCTCATCGTTCGTGGATCCCGCCACCGACCTCGTCCTCGACCAGTGCCAGCACGCGGTCATGCCCGCCTGCACCCACATCCTCGACCTCTACAACCGTCTTGGCCTCACCGACGTCATTGAATGGCACTACAACATCCACTTCTCCGATGGCCGCAACGCCATCGACACCCTCCGCGTTGATCCTCTCCCCGCCCCGTTCCACCTCACAAGGTCCTTCCTCTCGATGCGAGGCATGTCGCTTGGCGACAAGTTCGCCATCGCCCGAGGAATGTCGCGTATGCTCGCCATGGGGGCCTCCGGCCGCCGTCGCTTCCGTGGCACCGACATCGCCTCACTCCTCAAAGCCTGGAAGCAGCCCGATTCCGCCCGCCGCCGCTTCTGGGATGTCATCATCATCAGCGCCTGCAACGAAATTCCCGAGAACGTCGACGCCGAACTCGCCCTCAAGGTCTTCCAGGAAGGCTTCCTGGCCAGTCCCCAATCCGTAGGCGTCGGGCTTCCCCGCATCCCCCTCATCGACCTCTACCAACCCCTCGAAAACAGCATCAAAGCGGCAGGCGGGAGCGTCGAACTCGGCACCTCTGCCAAGCGCCTGCTCCACAACACCGAGGGCTGCGTCACCGCCGTCGAAACCACCGACGGCCGCACCCTCCACGCACCCACCGTCATCACGACCCTCCCTCCCGACCGTCTCGCCAAACTCATCGACCCCGACCTTGCCGACCGCGATCCGCGCCTACGCAACCTCGACCAGTGGACCTTCTCACCTATCGTCGCGATCCACCTCTTCTTCGACATCTCGTCCGGCCCCATCACCAAGCTCCCGCATCTGGTCACCCCCGATCGCCCGATCGACTGGGTCTTCAACAAAGGCATCACCGAACTCCCGCCCGACGCCACCACGTCACACCACGACCCGGTCCAGCACCTTCACGCCCTCAAGAGCGGGGCCCACGACCTCGTGTCCCTCTCCGCCGACGAGATCCTTACCATCGCCGAGCGAGAAATCCGCGACGCCCTCCCCGGTCATCCTCAGCACCCAGTGATCCACGGCCGAGTCATCAAGGAAAAAGTCGCGACCTTCACCGCCAGCCCGCAACTCGTCCACCTACGCCCCTCTGTCACAGGCCCCAACGCCAACCTCCTGCTCGCCGGCGACTGGGTCGATACCGGCTGGCCCGCGACCATGGAAGGTGCCGTCCGCAGCGGATATGACGCAGCCGATGCAGTGCTCAACCAACGCAACCTCGCGACGCTCGATCGCCCCGACGACATGCCCGCCACCGGGCTCAGCCGACTCCTCCTCAATCGCTAA